One Candidatus Blochmannia vicinus DNA window includes the following coding sequences:
- the odhB gene encoding 2-oxoglutarate dehydrogenase complex dihydrolipoyllysine-residue succinyltransferase gives MSSVDILVPNLPESVADATVAVWHKKVGDTVEQDDILLEIETDKIMLEVPAPNTGTLESILEQEGSIVISGQLLARLHIIDQIVSKKDIKQTIQNQKSSVTSTASQEHIITQDNEEERHKILTPSIRKLVAEHNLQPKNIKSSGTKGRLTRQDIETHIRSTKKQHYTDQKNYIDIDHHQIKNINNDRKETRILMSRLRKRISERLLAVTNTTAMLTTFNEVNMQPITILRKKYGELFEERYGIKLGLMSFYVKAVLEGLKNFPAINASIDGEEIVYYNYFDVSIAVSTIRGLVTPVLRNIDTLSIPDIEKNIKNLAEKGKNGKLTIEELNGGNFTITNGGIFGSLMSTPIINPPQSAILGMHAIKDRPMALDGQIMILPMMYLALSYDHRLIDGKDSVSFLVYIKELLEDPMRLFLEI, from the coding sequence CCGAATTTACCTGAATCAGTTGCAGATGCCACTGTCGCTGTTTGGCATAAAAAAGTAGGAGATACAGTTGAACAAGATGACATCTTGCTTGAAATTGAAACAGATAAAATAATGCTGGAAGTACCAGCTCCAAACACAGGAACATTAGAATCAATTTTAGAACAAGAAGGATCAATAGTAATATCTGGCCAACTTTTAGCACGTCTACATATTATTGATCAAATCGTTTCTAAAAAAGATATAAAACAAACAATTCAAAATCAAAAATCATCTGTTACATCAACAGCATCTCAGGAACATATCATCACCCAAGATAATGAGGAGGAGCGCCATAAAATTTTAACTCCGTCTATTCGAAAATTAGTAGCAGAACACAATTTACAACCAAAAAATATTAAAAGTAGCGGAACAAAAGGACGTCTAACTCGTCAAGATATAGAAACACATATTCGTTCCACAAAAAAACAACACTATACTGATCAAAAAAATTATATAGATATAGATCATCATCAAATAAAAAACATAAACAATGATCGCAAAGAAACACGTATCTTAATGAGTCGATTACGCAAAAGAATTTCAGAACGTCTACTGGCTGTCACTAACACTACAGCTATGTTGACTACTTTCAATGAAGTAAATATGCAACCCATTACGATATTGCGGAAAAAATATGGAGAATTATTTGAAGAACGTTATGGAATTAAATTAGGGCTAATGTCTTTTTATGTAAAAGCAGTTTTAGAAGGTTTAAAAAATTTTCCTGCAATTAATGCATCCATTGATGGAGAAGAAATAGTGTATTACAATTATTTTGATGTAAGTATTGCAGTATCCACAATACGTGGGTTGGTTACACCAGTATTGCGAAATATTGATACATTAAGTATACCTGACATCGAGAAAAATATAAAAAATCTAGCTGAAAAAGGAAAAAATGGAAAACTAACAATTGAAGAATTAAATGGCGGTAATTTTACTATTACTAACGGGGGAATCTTTGGTTCATTGATGTCTACTCCTATTATTAATCCTCCGCAAAGCGCCATTCTCGGTATGCATGCAATAAAAGATCGACCTATGGCTTTAGATGGACAAATAATGATTTTACCTATGATGTACTTAGCCTTGTCTTATGATCATAGACTAATAGACGGAAAAGATTCAGTAAGCTTTTTAGTATATATTAAAGAATTATTAGAAGATCCAATGCGTTTATTTCTAGAAATTTGA